A single region of the Phoenix dactylifera cultivar Barhee BC4 unplaced genomic scaffold, palm_55x_up_171113_PBpolish2nd_filt_p 002047F, whole genome shotgun sequence genome encodes:
- the LOC103698761 gene encoding leucine-rich repeat extensin-like protein 3 codes for MGSRLIKVDLLLLLVIVLFLSSIPPLSSSDAAAGYIRRRRQLLTYRGENVAVDPTFAFPNLRLRDAYIALQAWKLAIISDPLNLTANWVGPNVCNYTGVYCGPLPSDPHLTVVAGVDLNHGDVAGYLPDELGLLSDLALFHINSNRFCGGVPGTFHRLRLLFELDLSNNRFAGKFPDVVLRLPSLRYLDLRYNEFEGGVPKALFDKDLDAIFVNNNRFVFDIPDNLGNSPASVVVFANNRFHGCLPPSIGNMSRTLNEIIFLNNGLRSCLPPEIGLLGNLTVFDVSFNQLVGPLPSSIGGMVSLEQLDVAHNLLSGQIPPEICRLPRLQNFTYSYNFFTGEPPECLRVPSFDDRRNCLPGRPAQRSDTQCKSFLSHYIDCSSFHCAPVIPSLPPPPPPPPPPPVDSPPPPSPSPPPPSPVQVSPPAPIYCVRPPPPPPPNSPSPALYSPPPPLPTPPFSPPPPSPSPPPPHYSPPPPPPHSPPIPIYYRPSPLPPPYSPPPPTPNSPPPPPRLPPLPPCIEAPQLPPPPPPSSLPSPIYYHPLPPPPSPSPPPAAVHYKPPQSPPPPPFQYEPQPPPSPSPPPPVHYEAPPPSSPSPPPPPKPCEFLPPTSPPPPSVYEGPLPPIPGISYASPPPPPFYY; via the coding sequence ATGGGGAGTAGACTAATTAAAgtagatctccttctcctccttgtcATCGTCTTGTTTCTCTCCTCTATCCCCCCTCTATCATCCTCCGACGCGGCGGCCGGCTACATCCGCCGGCGGCGGCAGCTGCTCACGTACCGGGGCGAGAACGTGGCTGTGGACCCCACGTTCGCCTTCCCCAACCTACGCCTCCGCGACGCCTACATTGCCCTCCAGGCCTGGAAGCTCGCCATCATCTCCGACCCCCTCAACCTCACCGCCAACTGGGTGGGCCCCAACGTCTGCAACTACACCGGCGTCTACTGCGGCCCCCTCCCCTCCGACCCCCACCTCACCGTCGTCGCCGGCGTCGACCTCAACCACGGTGACGTCGCCGGCTACCTTcccgacgagctcggcctccTCTCCGACCTCGCCCTCTTCCACATCAACTCCAATCGCTTCTGCGGCGGCGTCCCCGGGACATTCcaccgcctccgcctcctcttcgagctcgaTCTCAGCAACAACCGCTTCGCCGGCAAATTCCCCGACGTCGTCCTCCGCCTCCCTTCTCTCAGATACCTCGACCTCCGCTACAACGAGTTCGAGGGCGGCGTCCCCAAGGCCCTCTTCGACAAGGATCTCGACGCCATTTTCGTCAACAACAACCGCTTCGTCTTCGACATCCCGGACAATCTCGGCAATTCGCCGGCTTCCGTCGTCGTCTTTGCCAATAACCGCTTCCATGGCTGCCTCCCGCCGAGCATCGGCAACATGTCAAGAACATTGAACGAGATCATTTTCCTGAACAATGGGCTCAGATCTTGCCTGCCGCCGGAGATCGGCCTGCTCGGAAACCTCACCGTTTTCGACGTCAGCTTCAACCAGCTCGTCGGGCCGCTGCCGAGCTCCATCGGTGGGATGGTCAGCTTGGAGCAGCTGGATGTTGCTCATAATCTGCTCTCCGGCCAGATACCGCCGGAGATATGCCGGCTTCCCCGGCTCCAGAACTTTACCTACTCGTATAACTTCTTCACTGGAGAGCCACCGGAGTGCCTAAGGGTGCCGTCGTTTGACGATCGCCGGAACTGCCTTCCCGGCCGACCGGCCCAGCGATCCGATACCCAGTGTAAGTCCTTCTTGTCCCACTACATCGACTGCTCCTCCTTCCACTGCGCCCCCGTCATTCCCTCACTccctccgccacctcctcctcctcctcctcctccggttgactcgccgccgccgccgtccccATCCCCACCCCCGCCGTCTCCGGTTCAAGTATCGCCGCCGGCGCCCATCTACTGCGTCCGGCCCCCACCGCCGCCTCCGCCAAACTCGCCTTCACCTGCTCTGTACTCTCCACCTCCGCCACTTCCTACCCCGCCCTTCTCTCCTCCGCCACCTTCTCCATCTCCACCTCCACCACATTACTCGCCACCTCCGCCACCACCCCACTCGCCGCCGATTCCTATCTATTACCGTCCTTCGCCGCTGCCTCCGCCGTACTCACCGCCGCCGCCAACACCAAATTCCCCCCCGCCGCCTCCGCGCCTACCGCCGCTGCCGCCATGCATAGAAGCTCCACAAttgccaccgccgccgccacctTCTTCCTTACCATCGCCAATATATTACCATCCTTTGCCGCCCccgccttctccttctccaccaCCAGCAGCAGTTCACTATAAGCCCCCACAGTCGCCTCCCCCACCACCATTCCAATACGAGCCACAACCGCCACCTTCACCATCCCCACCACCTCCAGTTCATTATGAAGCACCCCCTCCATCTTCGCCATCCCCTCCGCCACCTCCGAAGCCTTGTGAGTTCCTGCCGCCAACTTCTCCACCACCACCTTCCGTGTATGAAGGCCCATTGCCACCAATTCCTGGAATCTCATATGCATcacctccgcctcctccttTCTATTATTGA